In Winkia neuii, a genomic segment contains:
- a CDS encoding FG-GAP repeat protein: MEFARFRRGSAGIAAALLCATIIPAANAAEKPATGADSNLPKWSAVDGTRFNDVARRTDRVTYPDAGHVPAVGCDITGDDLADMIFTNPQKRKTYAVPYIPYGSDNDEVTRSIEEQNAVKTVSEEAEGYGLAAACLPDSTRLAVAAKNKIFIYSAGLKKAAEVEVAGIRAMASSGNRLAVASGHKLYFYDATGERQGKPLDLGANIEVVVALSDGTFALGMSEVGKVQIVEPRSGAITMTATGDADARFGAAITSTGDLNGDEDDDLAIGAPLANNETGAVALITDLNNDVKVDVTSTDDSPVTADGKSVGYLLRAPLRAHLGASLAWVDGGDKPGALVVGKPVDEEHTGALVISAQALNKNYNNGLGIDGIGEKYKLWLAGGDEKDDAGVEVGVMPRRGEDTLNGIFTVNSTGKVDVWTIDLTHQGEPKKQKIDPPYPAPEPEKRESAVQSLDTPEKKIWKGEFSSGLGSSLVKGQCDVTGDGKADIIAGMPTRSEWKFDPFYLDSTSTHGWLPNVTGGVQIIPGGTKGKDVPAADTIALNGPKETTDPGTDSSVGLSVACLGDTNGDGIADLAVNSHTMARAWVIYGGPHLAKVDLNNLHPDQGWWIDLPEYGSSPVQISRAGDVNEDGLADIAVTLGDANLARGEKGHKGALYIFAGKKHAANVDMKKMTPPEGAVVRTVFAPEGHFLSQSVPVGDVNGDGVVDWVLTDFQAEQGGGIYPGKAWLVYGSTEKEVQVAPGNSFELTMSPDASHRLGAGASVAPVGDVNSDGYNDFVIGYDGGQIMHQSEGGLLLVYGHKGQRTKVSVSVADGARNEGVRVVRGPAKNSGFGWAVDALPGKKKALIAVGAPTMEKDGRVFLFDTSVFKETPTTLPESVSVIRSPGEQARFGRALAFVGNVLEGPTLAIGADGVISEEGEGREGFANSAHVLAMRINPWEEEESSDSSESSEPADAEKPAETDQEGKGHLPAGAEQADESKNDAAPKQTGGNKLGAVNTHAQERRPGVGSTVIVKQGQLAHSGSVALLAGAMALTLLAVGTGIYMLRREH; encoded by the coding sequence GTGGAATTTGCAAGATTCCGCAGGGGAAGCGCAGGCATCGCTGCCGCACTCCTTTGCGCAACCATTATCCCTGCGGCAAATGCTGCAGAGAAACCTGCAACCGGAGCAGACTCAAACCTGCCTAAGTGGTCAGCCGTAGACGGCACCCGCTTCAACGACGTGGCTCGCCGCACCGATAGGGTTACCTACCCCGACGCTGGTCACGTGCCCGCGGTAGGGTGCGATATTACCGGTGACGACCTGGCAGACATGATTTTCACCAACCCGCAAAAGCGTAAAACCTACGCGGTTCCATATATTCCGTACGGGTCTGACAATGACGAAGTAACTCGTAGTATCGAAGAACAGAATGCGGTGAAGACTGTCTCAGAAGAGGCGGAAGGGTACGGCCTTGCAGCAGCCTGCCTACCAGATTCGACTCGTCTTGCCGTGGCAGCGAAAAATAAAATCTTCATCTACAGTGCCGGACTGAAGAAGGCCGCAGAAGTCGAGGTCGCGGGCATCCGCGCCATGGCCAGCAGTGGAAATAGGTTGGCAGTAGCATCCGGACACAAGCTCTACTTCTACGATGCCACCGGCGAGCGCCAAGGAAAGCCCCTCGATCTGGGCGCAAATATTGAAGTGGTAGTTGCACTAAGTGACGGCACGTTCGCGCTCGGAATGTCTGAGGTGGGAAAAGTACAAATTGTAGAACCGCGCTCAGGCGCGATCACCATGACCGCAACTGGGGACGCAGACGCTCGTTTCGGGGCCGCCATCACCTCTACCGGTGACCTAAATGGGGACGAAGACGACGACTTGGCAATTGGCGCACCCCTGGCCAACAATGAAACCGGGGCGGTAGCACTAATTACTGACCTAAATAACGATGTCAAGGTAGACGTCACCTCGACTGATGACAGCCCGGTCACGGCAGATGGGAAATCAGTAGGGTACCTGCTGCGGGCACCATTGCGCGCTCACCTTGGGGCATCCCTCGCCTGGGTGGACGGCGGCGACAAACCCGGTGCGCTGGTGGTAGGCAAACCGGTGGACGAAGAACACACGGGCGCCCTCGTTATATCTGCGCAAGCCCTAAACAAGAACTACAACAACGGGCTCGGTATCGACGGCATTGGCGAAAAATACAAGCTGTGGCTGGCCGGTGGTGACGAAAAAGATGATGCAGGAGTGGAAGTGGGCGTGATGCCCCGCCGCGGAGAAGACACTCTAAACGGTATCTTCACAGTGAACTCCACTGGCAAAGTGGACGTGTGGACCATCGATCTGACTCATCAGGGCGAACCGAAGAAACAAAAGATAGACCCGCCATATCCGGCGCCGGAGCCCGAAAAGCGCGAATCGGCCGTGCAATCGCTAGATACGCCAGAGAAGAAAATCTGGAAGGGAGAGTTCTCTTCCGGTCTTGGCTCGTCGCTGGTCAAGGGCCAATGCGACGTGACCGGTGACGGCAAGGCAGACATTATCGCTGGCATGCCTACCCGTTCGGAATGGAAATTTGACCCCTTCTATCTGGACTCGACCTCGACCCATGGATGGCTTCCCAATGTAACTGGCGGAGTGCAAATCATTCCCGGTGGCACCAAGGGCAAAGACGTGCCGGCAGCAGACACGATCGCGCTTAACGGTCCGAAAGAGACAACCGACCCCGGCACGGATTCTTCTGTTGGATTGTCGGTAGCCTGCCTTGGCGACACGAATGGTGATGGTATCGCCGACCTGGCGGTCAACTCGCACACGATGGCACGAGCCTGGGTCATCTACGGCGGGCCTCACCTTGCCAAAGTGGACCTGAACAACCTGCATCCGGATCAGGGGTGGTGGATTGATCTGCCCGAATATGGTTCCTCTCCGGTGCAAATATCCAGGGCCGGCGATGTGAACGAGGACGGATTGGCCGACATTGCCGTAACGCTAGGCGACGCCAATCTAGCCAGGGGCGAGAAGGGGCACAAGGGCGCCCTCTACATTTTTGCGGGCAAGAAGCATGCGGCCAATGTGGATATGAAAAAGATGACCCCGCCCGAGGGCGCGGTAGTGAGAACCGTCTTTGCTCCCGAAGGGCATTTCCTTAGCCAGTCCGTTCCCGTCGGCGACGTAAACGGTGACGGTGTGGTCGACTGGGTGTTGACGGACTTCCAAGCTGAGCAAGGCGGTGGCATATATCCGGGCAAAGCTTGGTTGGTCTACGGGTCTACCGAGAAGGAGGTGCAAGTTGCCCCCGGTAATTCCTTTGAGCTGACCATGTCTCCTGATGCGTCGCACCGGCTAGGCGCGGGAGCCTCGGTGGCGCCCGTTGGCGATGTGAACTCCGATGGTTACAACGATTTTGTCATTGGCTACGATGGCGGCCAGATTATGCACCAAAGCGAGGGCGGGCTGCTACTTGTTTACGGGCACAAGGGACAACGCACGAAGGTGAGCGTTTCCGTTGCAGATGGTGCTCGAAATGAGGGCGTACGAGTGGTGCGCGGTCCGGCAAAAAACAGCGGTTTCGGCTGGGCAGTAGATGCCCTCCCGGGGAAGAAGAAGGCGCTCATTGCGGTCGGTGCCCCCACCATGGAAAAGGATGGACGCGTTTTCCTCTTTGACACTTCGGTGTTTAAAGAGACTCCGACCACTCTGCCGGAATCGGTGAGCGTGATTCGCTCCCCCGGCGAGCAGGCACGCTTCGGGCGCGCCCTCGCCTTTGTAGGCAACGTGCTAGAGGGGCCAACCCTTGCCATTGGTGCGGACGGGGTCATTTCGGAAGAGGGCGAAGGCCGCGAAGGGTTTGCCAATTCAGCGCATGTGCTGGCAATGCGCATAAACCCGTGGGAGGAAGAGGAGTCCTCTGACTCTTCGGAAAGCTCGGAGCCGGCAGATGCCGAAAAACCTGCAGAAACCGATCAGGAAGGTAAGGGCCATCTTCCCGCCGGTGCAGAGCAGGCAGACGAAAGTAAGAATGATGCTGCTCCCAAGCAAACCGGCGGCAACAAGCTAGGTGCTGTGAACACTCATGCGCAGGAGAGAAGGCCAGGCGTGGGGAGTACTGTCATAGTAAAACAGGGGCAGCTAGCTCATTCGGGCAGTGTCGCGTTACTGGCTGGTGCGATGGCGCTAACGCTGCTTGCTGTAGGGACGGGAATATACATGCTAAGGCGAGAGCACTGA
- the ppdK gene encoding pyruvate, phosphate dikinase, translating into MVKYVYDFSEGDKDMKDLLGGKGANLAEMTRLGLPVPPGFTITTDACRAYLKDGEVPESLGTEVTRYLRAVEDKLGRKLGDAKDPLLVSVRSGAKFSMPGMMETVLDVGLNDKSVEGLAEVAGDAHFAWDSYRRLVQMFGKTVLDLDGDLFSDALEAMKEKRGVKLDMDLSTDDLKELTEQFKEIVKEQTGKPFPQDPREQVDQCIEAVFRSWNTERAHIYRRRERIPHTLGTAVNICTMVFGNMGETSGTGVCFTRDPSSGHSGVYGDYLMNAQGEDVVAGIRNTHPLSDLETQDKKSYDELLGIMRTLETHYKDMCDIEFTIERGKLWMLQTRVGKRTAAAAFRIATQLVDEKLITKDEALERVTGAQLTQLMFPQFDVSADRTMIAKGMAASPGAAVGGVVFDNDEAEAFAAEGKKAILVRRETNPDDLPGMVAAEGVLTARGGKTSHAAVVARGMGKTCVCGAEALHIDAKARELRIGDKVFHSGDTIAIDGTTGEVFEGEVAVEDSPVTTYLTHGLDAGLEACKGKKEDEDLVHAVARIMEHADSRRALDVRANADTPEDAQRSVDFGAQGIGLCRTEHMFLGKRRKLIERAILSEPNSQARQDALDELEKLQTGDFEQMLPIMDGKAMTVRLIDPPLHEFLPDLVDLEVKVAVAEAKGEQCEEDKKMLLAVRRMHEANPMLGLRGVRLGLYFDGLFELQIRALIGAAARLKKEGKDPRPEIMVPLVGSVNELRYVREEAEKIIASIEEEYDVKLDIPIGAMIELPRAALTAEALAEEADFFSFGTNDLTQTTWGFSRDDVEGVFFPEYLEKGILGVSPFETIDRRGVGRMVEMGAQNARSTKPNIKLGVCGEHGGDPESVRFFDELGMAYVSCSPFRVPVARLEAGRATAMREHA; encoded by the coding sequence ATGGTCAAGTACGTCTACGACTTCTCTGAAGGCGACAAAGACATGAAAGACCTGCTGGGTGGCAAGGGCGCTAACCTGGCAGAAATGACGCGGCTAGGCTTGCCCGTTCCCCCGGGATTCACTATCACCACCGACGCTTGCCGCGCCTACCTGAAGGACGGCGAAGTCCCCGAATCTTTGGGTACTGAAGTAACCCGCTACCTGCGTGCAGTAGAAGACAAGCTGGGGCGCAAGCTGGGCGATGCCAAGGATCCGTTGCTGGTATCGGTCCGTTCCGGCGCAAAATTCTCGATGCCCGGCATGATGGAGACCGTCCTGGACGTTGGCCTAAACGACAAGTCGGTAGAAGGACTCGCCGAGGTAGCAGGGGATGCCCACTTCGCTTGGGATTCCTACCGCCGACTAGTGCAGATGTTCGGCAAGACAGTGCTGGACCTAGACGGGGACCTGTTCTCTGACGCCCTCGAGGCAATGAAGGAAAAGCGCGGCGTCAAGCTGGACATGGACCTCAGCACCGACGATCTGAAGGAACTGACCGAACAGTTTAAGGAGATCGTCAAGGAACAGACTGGCAAGCCCTTCCCGCAGGATCCGCGCGAACAGGTAGATCAGTGTATTGAGGCCGTGTTCCGTTCCTGGAACACCGAGCGCGCCCACATTTACCGCCGCCGCGAGCGCATCCCGCACACGCTGGGCACGGCGGTAAATATTTGCACCATGGTGTTTGGCAACATGGGCGAGACTTCCGGTACTGGTGTTTGCTTTACTCGCGACCCCTCTTCGGGGCACTCGGGCGTGTACGGCGACTACCTGATGAACGCTCAAGGCGAGGACGTGGTTGCCGGTATCCGCAATACGCACCCGCTGTCCGACCTCGAAACGCAGGACAAGAAGTCTTACGACGAGCTGCTGGGCATCATGCGTACGCTGGAGACGCACTACAAGGACATGTGTGACATCGAGTTCACCATCGAGCGCGGCAAGCTGTGGATGCTGCAGACCCGCGTGGGCAAGCGTACTGCTGCGGCGGCATTCCGGATTGCTACCCAGCTGGTAGACGAGAAGCTGATTACTAAGGACGAGGCGCTCGAGCGCGTCACCGGTGCGCAGCTGACTCAGCTGATGTTCCCGCAGTTCGACGTCAGTGCTGATCGCACCATGATCGCTAAGGGCATGGCTGCTTCGCCGGGTGCTGCCGTTGGCGGTGTCGTCTTTGATAATGACGAGGCCGAGGCATTTGCCGCCGAGGGTAAGAAGGCGATTTTGGTGCGCCGCGAGACTAACCCCGACGATCTGCCGGGCATGGTGGCGGCCGAGGGCGTACTCACCGCTCGTGGCGGAAAGACTTCGCACGCGGCAGTGGTTGCGCGCGGCATGGGCAAGACCTGTGTTTGTGGCGCCGAAGCCCTGCACATTGATGCCAAGGCGCGGGAGCTGCGCATTGGCGATAAGGTCTTCCACTCTGGCGACACCATTGCGATCGACGGCACTACCGGCGAAGTGTTTGAAGGGGAAGTGGCAGTCGAGGATTCCCCGGTTACCACTTACCTGACCCACGGTCTTGATGCCGGTCTGGAAGCTTGCAAGGGCAAGAAGGAAGACGAAGACCTGGTGCACGCGGTAGCACGCATCATGGAACATGCTGATTCGCGGCGCGCCCTGGATGTGCGTGCCAACGCGGATACTCCCGAGGACGCGCAGCGAAGCGTAGACTTCGGCGCACAGGGAATCGGCCTGTGCCGTACCGAGCACATGTTCCTTGGCAAGCGGCGCAAGCTGATTGAGCGCGCTATTCTTTCCGAGCCCAATTCGCAGGCACGCCAGGATGCCCTGGACGAACTGGAAAAGTTGCAGACTGGCGACTTTGAGCAGATGCTGCCGATCATGGATGGCAAGGCTATGACCGTGCGTCTGATTGACCCGCCGCTCCATGAATTCCTGCCTGACCTGGTCGACCTCGAAGTGAAGGTGGCCGTGGCAGAAGCGAAGGGTGAACAGTGCGAAGAAGATAAGAAGATGCTGCTGGCAGTGCGGCGCATGCACGAAGCTAACCCGATGCTGGGACTTCGTGGCGTCCGCCTCGGCCTCTACTTCGACGGCCTATTCGAACTGCAGATCCGCGCGCTCATCGGCGCTGCCGCCAGGCTAAAGAAGGAAGGCAAGGATCCGCGTCCAGAAATCATGGTGCCGCTAGTCGGGTCCGTGAACGAACTGCGCTATGTACGCGAGGAAGCCGAGAAGATCATCGCTTCCATCGAGGAGGAATACGATGTGAAACTCGATATTCCAATCGGTGCCATGATCGAGCTGCCGCGCGCCGCCCTCACTGCGGAAGCGCTTGCCGAAGAGGCCGACTTCTTCAGCTTCGGCACTAACGATCTGACCCAGACCACTTGGGGCTTCAGCCGTGACGACGTCGAGGGCGTGTTCTTCCCCGAGTATCTAGAAAAGGGCATTTTGGGTGTCTCCCCGTTCGAAACGATCGACCGCCGCGGTGTTGGCCGCATGGTCGAAATGGGTGCGCAGAACGCCCGCTCTACAAAGCCGAACATCAAGCTTGGGGTTTGTGGCGAGCACGGCGGCGACCCCGAATCGGTGCGCTTCTTCGACGAACTGGGCATGGCTTACGTGTCCTGTTCGCCGTTCCGTGTTCCGGTAGCCCGGCTCGAAGCGGGCCGCGCCACCGCAATGCGTGAACACGCCTAA
- a CDS encoding DUF3152 domain-containing protein, translating to MLTLVAGVGIGALAGNHSGAAQKRAASVNPPTTISKSVKKEAQDGPKMSLTPSDHLQGNKVPTGWNGKAIPASGTGAHPAVTGTIAGLSADRQITFSVEVEDGLPIDKQVAADSIFQILNDPRGWSQGGQVSFTRTDKNPQMRIVLGSPTLIDSICAPLDTDGEYSCNNGNFVALNAKRWTASADLWRNAGKSDDDYRIYLVSHEVGHFLGHGHDFECREDGLAKVMMQQTGGMVTQCTPNGWVNPTAKP from the coding sequence GTGCTGACACTGGTGGCGGGCGTTGGCATTGGCGCGCTGGCGGGCAACCATTCCGGGGCGGCGCAAAAGAGGGCAGCCTCCGTCAACCCTCCGACCACTATTTCGAAGAGCGTGAAGAAGGAAGCTCAGGACGGACCCAAAATGAGCCTCACGCCCTCGGATCACTTACAGGGAAATAAGGTCCCCACGGGTTGGAACGGCAAGGCCATCCCCGCGTCGGGTACGGGCGCCCACCCAGCGGTAACGGGTACTATCGCCGGCCTCAGCGCCGACCGCCAGATCACTTTTAGCGTCGAGGTCGAAGACGGACTCCCCATTGACAAGCAGGTGGCGGCCGACTCGATTTTTCAGATCTTGAACGACCCGCGCGGTTGGTCCCAAGGAGGGCAAGTATCGTTTACGCGCACTGACAAGAACCCGCAGATGCGGATTGTGCTCGGCTCGCCCACCCTGATCGATTCCATTTGTGCCCCGCTAGATACAGATGGCGAATACAGCTGCAACAACGGCAACTTCGTCGCCCTCAACGCGAAACGGTGGACTGCCTCCGCTGACCTGTGGCGCAATGCGGGTAAGAGCGACGACGATTACAGAATCTATCTAGTCTCGCATGAAGTAGGCCACTTTTTGGGTCATGGGCACGATTTTGAATGCCGCGAGGACGGGCTTGCCAAAGTGATGATGCAGCAGACCGGCGGCATGGTCACCCAGTGCACTCCGAACGGGTGGGTAAACCCCACCGCGAAGCCGTAA
- a CDS encoding FTR1 family iron permease translates to MSPTRSSKTQLRGLLLLVFVALLVFSLAPNSLADEGGKWTQVAERIGTNLDKAQKALDKGDKDGAKEAMQEARYGEFVRTGFESAVNGKISGGDASHSDMEFGALSQAIKKGDTAEAKRIIDGLKSHISDNARVLDGGTVKTKDLRVSNGKWGQVATTMNGILDQAVKESKKGNADTAKDKVNEAYYGHYETTGFEKMTGARVNGARVSSIELEFSLIKKAISEKKTDEVAQRIDQLKPQLIEDANKLDGFDGSGKSAGGSTSIFLGSFLVILREGMEAILVVAAVIAYLVKAGHANKTKYVWMGAAIALLMSIGLAVAFSELASLAGKNQELLEGLTALVAVAMLIWVSNWMLGKSNQKAWDKFIKDKTDTSLTRGSLISLAFVAFLAVLREGAETILFYQPVIAMAGDDMHLVWIGLAVGVVCLVIIYALIRIFSVRIPLRPFFIVTSIFLAIMAFTFTGSGIKELQEADALPATPLDGWPTVDLLGIYPRVENLLAQAIVLVIIGGLFVYAYLKQRRARALDETK, encoded by the coding sequence GTGAGCCCTACGCGGTCATCGAAGACGCAACTGCGCGGTCTTCTACTGCTAGTTTTTGTTGCTTTACTAGTATTCTCATTAGCTCCTAACTCGTTAGCCGACGAGGGCGGAAAGTGGACCCAGGTAGCAGAGCGAATAGGAACCAACCTAGACAAGGCCCAGAAAGCCCTGGACAAGGGCGACAAGGACGGCGCCAAAGAGGCCATGCAGGAGGCCCGCTACGGCGAATTTGTTCGCACCGGCTTTGAGTCTGCCGTAAACGGCAAGATCTCGGGTGGAGACGCGTCCCATTCGGACATGGAGTTCGGCGCCCTCAGCCAGGCCATCAAGAAGGGCGACACCGCCGAGGCCAAGAGGATTATCGACGGTCTAAAATCCCACATCAGCGACAACGCGAGGGTGCTAGACGGCGGCACTGTCAAGACCAAGGACCTGCGCGTCAGCAACGGCAAGTGGGGCCAGGTGGCCACCACCATGAACGGCATCTTGGATCAGGCGGTAAAGGAGTCCAAGAAGGGCAATGCCGACACCGCTAAAGACAAGGTGAACGAGGCCTACTACGGCCACTACGAGACCACCGGCTTTGAAAAAATGACCGGCGCCCGCGTCAACGGCGCCCGCGTTTCCTCTATCGAGCTTGAATTCTCGCTGATCAAGAAGGCTATTTCCGAAAAGAAGACCGACGAGGTAGCCCAGCGTATCGATCAGCTGAAGCCCCAGCTGATCGAAGATGCCAACAAGCTTGACGGCTTCGATGGTTCTGGCAAGTCCGCCGGCGGATCAACTTCCATCTTCCTTGGCTCGTTCCTAGTGATCCTGCGCGAAGGCATGGAAGCAATCCTGGTGGTAGCTGCCGTCATCGCCTATCTGGTGAAGGCCGGTCACGCCAACAAGACCAAGTACGTGTGGATGGGCGCGGCTATCGCGCTTTTGATGTCCATTGGCCTAGCAGTAGCCTTCTCAGAACTCGCCTCGCTGGCAGGCAAGAACCAGGAGCTGCTGGAAGGTCTAACCGCACTGGTTGCCGTGGCAATGCTGATCTGGGTCTCTAACTGGATGTTGGGCAAATCCAACCAGAAGGCGTGGGACAAGTTCATCAAAGACAAGACGGACACTTCCCTTACCCGCGGCTCGCTCATATCGCTGGCATTCGTTGCCTTCTTGGCAGTGCTCCGCGAGGGCGCAGAAACCATCCTGTTCTACCAGCCCGTTATCGCCATGGCAGGCGACGACATGCACCTGGTGTGGATCGGCTTGGCAGTGGGCGTTGTCTGCCTAGTCATCATCTACGCCCTCATCCGCATCTTCAGCGTGCGCATCCCGTTGCGCCCGTTCTTCATCGTGACCTCCATTTTCCTTGCGATCATGGCGTTCACCTTCACCGGCTCGGGCATCAAGGAACTGCAGGAGGCAGACGCCTTGCCTGCTACCCCGCTTGATGGCTGGCCCACCGTAGACCTCTTGGGAATTTACCCCAGAGTCGAGAACCTGCTTGCACAAGCTATAGTTCTCGTGATCATTGGCGGCCTGTTCGTGTATGCCTACCTCAAGCAGAGGCGTGCACGCGCGCTAGATGAAACAAAATAG
- a CDS encoding iron transporter translates to MKTSLKRLTALVAGLALAGSMTACSAGHDKGADSAKDSSTSQKADDKADEEKDGGDEGGFKEQPIGDDVYEGPIKISAVYFQPVEMEPKMGVSAAEASMHLEADIAAVKDNKLGYGAGDFIPGLTVKYEILGKDGNKVQDGTFMPMNASDGPHYGLNLPKLEAGDYTLRVSVESPEANGWMLHTDKETGVPGRFWTKPIVAEFKNWHWDPATSPWW, encoded by the coding sequence ATGAAAACCTCTCTGAAGCGTCTGACCGCGCTGGTGGCGGGGCTTGCTCTGGCGGGCTCGATGACCGCTTGCTCGGCAGGCCATGACAAGGGTGCCGACTCCGCTAAGGATTCCTCTACCTCGCAGAAGGCTGACGACAAGGCTGACGAGGAGAAGGATGGAGGCGACGAGGGCGGCTTCAAGGAACAGCCGATCGGCGATGACGTCTACGAAGGCCCCATCAAGATCTCGGCCGTCTACTTCCAGCCCGTCGAAATGGAACCCAAGATGGGTGTCTCTGCTGCTGAAGCTTCCATGCACCTTGAAGCAGACATCGCAGCAGTCAAGGACAACAAGCTTGGCTACGGCGCAGGTGACTTCATTCCTGGCCTGACCGTCAAGTACGAGATCCTCGGCAAGGACGGCAACAAGGTTCAGGACGGCACTTTCATGCCCATGAACGCCTCCGACGGCCCGCACTACGGCCTAAACCTGCCTAAGCTGGAGGCCGGCGACTACACCCTGCGCGTCAGCGTAGAATCGCCTGAGGCCAACGGCTGGATGCTGCACACCGACAAGGAAACTGGCGTTCCGGGCAGGTTCTGGACCAAGCCGATCGTTGCTGAGTTCAAGAATTGGCACTGGGATCCCGCGACCTCCCCGTGGTGGTAA
- a CDS encoding Fe-S-containing protein yields MLEQLVQVVASLLLVSLTLGALSPTLALASGGDPVRPGSRPVLWGTVLGALLGLAMVIVHLYSIIRFDRQHLTLTTLEPTIGLGLVTLVLIWINGRKTLKAMPLSPSDRPVRRPWALAAQLCGSLWVVLTVFRASQQVYMQARTFVPVGATFFSTPTFLNIVGYCLGLALVLVAGLGVARMCRVRPTFALIITTLFMLLVSSGHVFLLLRLLYSIRAIYLVPAGVAFLTFLVNHEPMLTFAAVAITVCAAIYLYVRGRALKISGPNPAAKRLKRARSRSMRRAGWTNVIAMVISLIVLTVGAHFASGEIQLSPPEAFQEEGTNVVIPLKQIDDGHLHRFEYPTKDGTKVRFIVIKKAGSAYGVGLDACDICGASGYYEKDGHVICKLCEVAMNIATIGFKGGCNPIPLEYSVTEGKLTVPKSALEGSVKIFK; encoded by the coding sequence GTGCTCGAACAACTGGTACAAGTAGTCGCTTCACTGCTACTCGTGTCCCTAACGTTGGGAGCACTGTCGCCTACCCTTGCACTGGCAAGTGGCGGGGACCCGGTTCGTCCGGGTTCCCGCCCTGTCTTGTGGGGCACGGTGCTGGGGGCCCTGTTGGGGCTGGCGATGGTCATTGTGCACCTGTATTCCATTATTCGTTTTGACCGGCAGCACCTAACGCTGACTACCTTGGAGCCGACTATTGGCTTGGGGCTGGTAACGCTGGTGCTCATCTGGATCAATGGGCGGAAAACGCTGAAGGCGATGCCGCTTTCGCCCTCTGATAGGCCGGTCCGCCGCCCGTGGGCGCTGGCAGCCCAGCTGTGCGGTTCCCTGTGGGTTGTCCTAACAGTGTTCAGGGCCAGCCAGCAGGTTTACATGCAGGCACGCACCTTCGTTCCCGTGGGTGCCACTTTCTTTTCCACTCCCACTTTCTTGAACATTGTGGGCTACTGCCTGGGACTAGCGCTGGTGCTGGTGGCCGGACTGGGGGTCGCCCGCATGTGCCGCGTGCGTCCCACCTTCGCGCTAATCATTACTACCCTGTTCATGCTGCTCGTTAGCTCCGGGCACGTGTTTTTGCTGCTGCGCCTGTTGTACTCGATCAGGGCGATCTACCTGGTTCCTGCCGGCGTAGCATTTTTGACTTTCCTGGTAAACCACGAACCGATGCTCACTTTCGCAGCCGTGGCTATTACCGTTTGCGCCGCCATCTACCTATACGTACGAGGACGGGCACTAAAGATTTCCGGGCCGAACCCGGCTGCGAAGAGGCTCAAGAGGGCCCGCTCGCGCTCGATGCGCAGGGCAGGCTGGACCAACGTAATTGCCATGGTCATCTCGCTGATCGTGCTGACTGTGGGCGCTCACTTTGCTAGCGGCGAGATCCAGCTGTCCCCTCCGGAGGCATTCCAGGAAGAGGGCACCAACGTGGTGATCCCGCTAAAGCAGATTGACGACGGACACCTGCACCGCTTCGAGTACCCGACCAAGGATGGCACCAAGGTACGCTTCATCGTCATCAAGAAGGCCGGCAGCGCCTACGGCGTAGGCTTGGATGCCTGCGACATTTGCGGCGCCTCCGGCTACTACGAAAAAGATGGGCATGTCATTTGCAAGCTTTGCGAAGTAGCAATGAACATTGCGACCATCGGGTTCAAGGGCGGATGTAACCCCATCCCACTGGAGTACTCGGTGACTGAGGGCAAACTTACCGTCCCCAAGTCCGCCCTCGAAGGTTCGGTAAAGATTTTCAAGTAA